Within Spinacia oleracea cultivar Varoflay chromosome 4, BTI_SOV_V1, whole genome shotgun sequence, the genomic segment GCCTGTGCATCAAGAACCAATTTTAAGGCTCGGGATTTAAACATATGTTCAAACATAGGGGATCAAACCAAATCATAATAGAGACCTGCCTGATGCTCTGTAAAGGTTTATGACCTATTTCCTCCAACAATCCAAAAAGGTCAACATTAAGCATATCTACAATggtcaatcattcataacacaTTTCCGTATCACCTAATTGTCAATAGAAATATATGGCGTTGAACCTCCTCCTAATAAGTTCTTTAGTAACACTAACCATTATTTGGAAGCATCTTCAATGCAAAGGGTTAAATACGGGCCTTCTTGCCAGCAAACTTGTGTTTTAGAAATCCTTCCAATTGTTGAAACACAGATGTGAATGTTCCTGCAAAAAAAACCACATGAAGCAAGAGCTTAGGTGTGCACTAAGTGTCAAGTGGTGAAAGGACGAGTAGGCATGTAACATCAAAATCTTGAAACAGGTGATGCATAAAAAGAAAAGCGAAAGAGAGCCAAAGAGAGAGAGACAACTCAAGTaaatttttaaaagaaaaacaacGAAAACATGTTTGCTACAAGCCTACAACAACTAGAATTGAACAAATGACAACGATTTTAGGCGCAATCTCACATAGATTGTCCCATGTGAATGTCCATACTTCCATAAAAATGTGTCTTCCCAAGCCCATATGTATATTTTCTTCATTAATTCTCATCACTACTTATTATGGGCATATAGATGATTAAATAAGACAATACAAGCTTGCTGGTGTGGACCAGGGACGATAAAACATGCACATGTACGTTCATATAAAGTTACACATAAATCAATACTATTCCAACGATTTCTCACTCTTATATGAAATGACTCGCACACTCGGGCATGTCACATCATCAAATCTTTTAATTGACAAAATAAACTTATGTACATAGACAGAAAAAGGAACTAGTATAGCTTCCGTCCAAAATATGCATCTCATCTCTGAAGAAATGCAAAATTTTAGAAAAAGTTGTCAAGATAAAGTGAGAAGAAAAAGGTCAATGGTCACAACCAAAAATTCCCTGCAACGGAGTGATTAGACTAGGGCCATAATGAATGAAAGGATCTTGTTGCACAAAACCCATATGTACAAGTGGTTTCTCTATGAAAAAGTGCTGCaacaaaattatcaaaataagGAAATTTTACGGAAGTGAAGAAAATGAAAAGCAATTTACTACCTGAGAGTGCACTGTCTCCCGGCTTTAATGATGCTTTCACCAGGAGTGTGCCAGGGATCTGCTGGAAGACCTTAAGAAACAAAATATCATGTCAGTGTCAGCTCTAGTAATTCATTAACACTTCTAATGTTCAAGTCATACCAGAATGCGGAAAGATAAGTTCATTAGACTATTTGAACAACTTGCACTCGATGCTTCAGCCACATGCGAGCAAGTGGAAGCCTCATCAAGCTGTTTGACATTGGTCTTCAATATAGTGTCACAAAGATCATTTGTTGCACTTACCTAAGCATAAGGAAGTGTCTATATTACATTGTAGTTTAACATAAAGGAAACAAGAAAATAGACACTGATAATACGAAACTCACTTCAACAGTAAACGATGAATCGTTGCATTTGCAGGATACACCAAAGTAGCTGAAAAAGGATTCCACAGACTTTAAAACATCGAAGGCACTGGTTTGATGCTGGAGACCCTGAAGAAACCAGAGAGTTCTGGATCAAATTTGTGGACAGGAAGTACAGAAATACCCTGGTACAGAAATACCCTGgtaccacacacacacacacacacacacacacacacacacacacacacacacacacacacacacacacacacacacacaacaaaaGAACCGAGGTTTGGCAGTACAGAAGAGGAAAAACAGACATTGTGACAGAGTTCATCTGAAGATGATGATAGAGTGATAGACATGTATAGACCAAACCGTTGAACAGAAAGAACAGCATCAGTAAATATTCCTATCCAAACAGAGTGGGTTACCAAGGTCAAAACTAGAAAATATTACTAATCATCCCTTAAAAATACAGAAACCTATTCATTTTTGTTTCACAAGTAGCTTATGTATCCAATAACCAAAAGCAACAAATCATCTTAAATCAGGAGATACTAAAAATCTGTGATAATGAAACAGGAGCAACTGTCTGCTTGCTTAAGTAAGATCATGTATTCATTCACCTCCTTGGATCTGCTAGCAACGTAATGATAACCTATACAAGTTCTGATGGAAAGAATGAACAATACTAATTACTCACAGAGCTTCATAGACCCTAACAATGGATTCACAAGGCATACCTCAAGCATGAAGGACAAGCTAGTATTGCCCCTCACATGAGGGGATACCAATTTTCTGGCCGGAGGCATGAAGGACCAGGCAAGTCCCCATCGAGATGTTTGACCCTGGACAAATTCAGTAGTTTTCACAATGGTGACTCCCACTTCCCGAAGCTTTGCCATCAGAAATTTAAGGTTTGACTTCTTCCCAAGCATTGAAGTGTACCACCTAGAAGCAATGTAGTTAAGAAAATATCCGTAGGAGCTCAACTTGAAAATTTTAAGCATGATATAACTAACCCATAAATAATTTCTGTACCGAAATGACTGTTTTAGCGCACAACTATCTTCAATAATGCGACTGATAAAAGCTCCCTCTCCACCAGCACAGACCATCTCTTCTAGCGTCCCACCACATGAAGTTTTTGGATTCAGTCCAGCTTCCTCCATGTTTTCAAAGAAAGGAGGGTTGCACATACAgaaatgaaacttttctccTTGTTTTACCACACCAAGAAGGATGGATGGCCCATGATAACCCCTATCTACATTGGGTTCATCAGAAAGACTTGAGGATTGAGCCTGTGCTTCACCATCCCTTCTTTCATTAAAATCTTCCACTTGTTCACTACTTACCGTGTGTGCATTATCCAGTTCACCCTCGGGATGAATTACTGCAGATTCATCGAACTCTCTCGTTTCATGTTTGGTCAAATCATCAACATCTTCCTTCTCTTGGCAATAATCACTAGTCCTACTACCATCTAAGGACATGGTTCCATGGTCAATGGCAGGTTCTGTGACCTCAACCCTtctaatttcaatcaattccgaaaTATGCGGATTACTTCGAACGTTTTTTTCCGCCCACTCTAAGGCTACATCTGTTACGTCTACAATAAATCATGATAATGTTCAAATTAGACAAATGTATACTAATTTGTCACCAAAGAAGTGTTTTAAACAAGTTAAATGTTGGATACTACTAACAAAGCCTACCTGACCCAACAAAACTCCAACCTAAAAGGGATGCACCAAGAAGAGGGTAAATACAATTTGCCCCAGTTCCAATATCAAATCCTCTCACTTTATCTCCATCGACATTGTTTTTCTCAATAATGTCAGATGCTAAAAGATCTTCAATCCAATGTATATAATTTGACCTATTTGGCACAGTTGGGCAGAGCTGCCCATCAGGAATCCACCTAAAACACCATCATTTCTCACTAATTAAACTCAAACACCCACTAATTCGATAAAATACATGACAAAATTGTACAATTTATGAACCAAATTCACAAGacaagtattaaattctcaAGCATTTAAAGAGAAACCCATAAACAAATACAAATTTAAAAGTTGAAACACGCCAACAAAAGAGAATTGATGGATTCCAAACTAGTTTAGTCGGTTAAAGTTTGGAGTTTGTATATGAtgaaataattgaatgaaaataAAGGAGGGGAATGTACCAATTGATAGAGTGGTCATGGAGGAGGAGGACGCGGGTGAGTTCACGAGTGGCATTGAAATCAGTCCAATCAATTCTAGGCCGACCGTCACGAGAATAGAATACGAAGGAAGAGAAAGAAGGGTATAGAGatgcgaggagagagaaatccgGGGGATTATTTGCGTATCTGTTGCGAGGATGTATGCTTCTCCTCTCGCCGCCACCTCCTCCACCGCCTCGTTTCCTCTTCTTGCTCCCCATTCTTTCTGCACTCTTGTTTTACTTTAAATCCCCTTTCTTTGGTGTTCTCCGATTAACGGGAGATCGCTCGAGCTTGAGTTGAACATAAAATTGACCAGTTATGGAGGGTTACTTTGGTAATTTGCCTTGTTGAAGCGATTGAGGATTTGAGGTAGTACTCGGCTAGAGGAAGTGTATATCAAAAGTGGCTTATGTTCAAAATAGACGGAAATGACTCTTATTAGTACTCATAAATTTGGTATTTGTATA encodes:
- the LOC110786532 gene encoding uncharacterized protein isoform X2 — encoded protein: MWIPDGQLCPTVPNRSNYIHWIEDLLASDIIEKNNVDGDKVRGFDIGTGANCIYPLLGASLLGWSFVGSDVTDVALEWAEKNVRSNPHISELIEIRRVEVTEPAIDHGTMSLDGSRTSDYCQEKEDVDDLTKHETREFDESAVIHPEGELDNAHTVSSEQVEDFNERRDGEAQAQSSSLSDEPNVDRGYHGPSILLGVVKQGEKFHFCMCNPPFFENMEEAGLNPKTSCGGTLEEMVCAGGEGAFISRIIEDSCALKQSFRWYTSMLGKKSNLKFLMAKLREVGVTIVKTTEFVQGQTSRWGLAWSFMPPARKLVSPHVRGNTSLSFMLEGLQHQTSAFDVLKSVESFFSYFGVSCKCNDSSFTVEVSATNDLCDTILKTNVKQLDEASTCSHVAEASSASCSNSLMNLSFRILVFQQIPGTLLVKASLKPGDSALSGTFTSVFQQLEGFLKHKFAGKKARI
- the LOC110786532 gene encoding uncharacterized protein isoform X1; this encodes MGSKKRKRGGGGGGGERRSIHPRNRYANNPPDFSLLASLYPSFSSFVFYSRDGRPRIDWTDFNATRELTRVLLLHDHSINWWIPDGQLCPTVPNRSNYIHWIEDLLASDIIEKNNVDGDKVRGFDIGTGANCIYPLLGASLLGWSFVGSDVTDVALEWAEKNVRSNPHISELIEIRRVEVTEPAIDHGTMSLDGSRTSDYCQEKEDVDDLTKHETREFDESAVIHPEGELDNAHTVSSEQVEDFNERRDGEAQAQSSSLSDEPNVDRGYHGPSILLGVVKQGEKFHFCMCNPPFFENMEEAGLNPKTSCGGTLEEMVCAGGEGAFISRIIEDSCALKQSFRWYTSMLGKKSNLKFLMAKLREVGVTIVKTTEFVQGQTSRWGLAWSFMPPARKLVSPHVRGNTSLSFMLEGLQHQTSAFDVLKSVESFFSYFGVSCKCNDSSFTVEVSATNDLCDTILKTNVKQLDEASTCSHVAEASSASCSNSLMNLSFRILVFQQIPGTLLVKASLKPGDSALSGTFTSVFQQLEGFLKHKFAGKKARI